From one Gossypium hirsutum isolate 1008001.06 chromosome D08, Gossypium_hirsutum_v2.1, whole genome shotgun sequence genomic stretch:
- the LOC107909092 gene encoding uncharacterized protein yields MRNQGNRERWSMEAEVEAAKKRCRELIEKIDCLDVATIKSNCKHTLLKLAHSEFSFLSRFPIHLASSQPLSVNLGHLEAIVYILQQPFITAVSRVCKPLPLSFSSKHKTLSAAASLNSIHVHIVCNLNKNPVWVIVSDRNPNYITWHSNNKTKGLKSRIQQVLDAAKSINTLRPYSIILFFSNGLTIFNHQKLKDEFGASMLALEFSDSDFDFAEETEGEWVHVIPGMYKEACVLEIKVDHVVNNVISSEHEVKDSFLNVFPPEHQGENVNPNLGSSNSFSALLSQMKKVESTKMEDFSHDDDFINFDTTALIAIVSGISNGCAEELLNKPEVELRHRFKGNYDFVIAQAMSELQYPIHVNLSAAVSGKRGIICQSVLSEFKELVLMCGGANEKHRADQLLKCLLVVRDSPSERLIGLPTTRKLALKNKIVFGTGDYWRAPTLTANMAFVRAVAQTGMSLFTIEHSPRALTGN; encoded by the exons ATGAGGAATCAAGGTAACCGGGAACGGTGGAGCATGGAGGCGGAGGTGGAAGCGGCGAAGAAGAGATGCCGAGAGTTGATAGAAAAAATAGATTGTTTGGACGTCGCCACCATCAAATCAAATTGCAAGCACACACTCTTGAAGTTGGCCCATTCCGAGTTCTCGTTCCTCTCCCGCTTTCCCATTCATCTAGCTTCTTCTCAACCTCTCAG CGTCAACCTTGGGCACCTGGAAGCCATTGTCTACATTCTTCAACAACCTTTTATAACTGCAGTTTCTCGTGTTTGCAAGCCacttcctctctcattttcaagTAAACATAAAACCCTTTCTGCTGCTGCTTCTTTGAATTCCATCCACGTCCATATTGTATGTAATCTCAACAAAAACCCAGTTTGGGTTATTGTTTCTGATAGAAACCCGAATTACATTACTTGGCATTCAAATAACAAAACCAAGGGTTTGAAGTCTAGAATTCAACAAGTTCTTGATGCAGCAAAGTCAATCAACACCTTAAGACCTTACTCTATTATCCTTTTCTTTTCAAATGGACTCACCATTTTTAACCATCAGAAACTTAAGGATGAATTTGGTGCCTCCATGCTAGCTCTGGAATTCTCTGACTCTGATTTTGATTTTGCCGAGGAAACTGAAGGTGAATGGGTTCATGTAATTCCAGGGATGTATAAGGAGGCATGTGTACTTGAAATTAAGGTTGATCATGTTGTGAATAATGTCATTAGTTCTGAGCATGAGGTGAAAGACTCATTTCTGAATGTATTTCCTCCTGAGCATCAAGGAGAGAACGTGAATCCTAACTTAGGCTCTAGCAATTCTTTTTCTGCTCTTCTTTCACAAATGAAAAAGGTGGAATCTACTAAGATGGAGGATTTTTCCCATGACGATGATTTTATCAACTTTGATACAACAGCTTTGATAGCTATTGTATCAGGAATTAGCAATGGTTGTGCCGAGGAACTTTTGAATAAACCAGAGGTTGAACTGCGGCATCGATTCAAGGGAAATTATGATTTTGTGATTGCCCag GCAATGTCTGAACTTCAGTACCCAATACACGTGAATCTCAGTGCTGCTGTATCTGGGAAGAGGGGCATAATATGTCAGAGTGTTCTTTCAGAGTTCAAGGAGCTAGTATTGATGTGTGGAGGAGCTAATGAGAAGCACAGAGCTGATCAGCTCCTGAAATGCCTCCT GGTTGTGCGAGATAGCCCTTCAGAACGACTGATAGGCCTGCCAACTACAAGAAAGCTAGCACTGAAAAACAAGATTGTGTTTGGAACTGGTGATTATTGGCGTGCCCCAACTTTGACTGCAAATATGGCATTCGTGAGAGCAGTAGCACAGACAGGGATGTCTTTGTTTACTATTGAGCATAGTCCACGGGCTTTAACCGGTAACTAG